The DNA segment GACGACGCGCCCGAAGAGGTCGCAGTTGCTGGGCCACCATGCTCGGCCTGCCGATCCTCCTGGGCGACGAGGAGTATGAACGCGTGGTCCATGCCGCGGCCCGGGCCGTCGCTGTGCCGGCTGTGGCTCCGCCCACGGGGGAGTGAGGGCCCGCTCCGCCAGCCGCGCCGGGACCAGTACGGTCACCGGGCGCGGTAGTACGCAGTGGTGGCGCGCCCGTCCCGGTCGCGGAACAGCCGACGGGCCGCGAACGTACCGCCACCGGGCCGGGCAGCGCGGTCCTCACCGGCGTGGCGTGCGGCCGCAACTCGTTCGGCCAGGGCGCGCAGTTGAACCCGGGCCGAGGCGGGGCGGTGCTCCGCGCGCAGCCACCACGGATCCAGCCCGTACCCTTTGGAGTGCTGCTGTGCTGTCCGCGCCGGATGCGGGTGAACGCGCCCATGCAGTCCAGCAGCGGTCCGGCATGCAGTGGGCCTTCCAGCACCAGCCCACGCTCCGCAGCCTGTTCGCACTTGGCCAGCCAGGGCCGCTCCAGCAGTACTGCGAGTTTGCGGAAGAACGCCCCGTCCGGCCGGAAGGGGCGTACCGGTCCGCCGCGCCCGTGATCGTCCCAGATCCGTTCCTGCACCCCGGGGTCGAGTAGCACGGCGGCGAGGGTGACGGTCTCGGGGAACGTCACCGCGTCGCGGGTGACCACTCGCCACCACCAAAACCGCGGTCCCGCGTCACCTCCGGCGACCGCATGCAGCCGGGCCGGCCAGATCCGCTCCCGCTCCCACCCCAGGGCCTGCTCCCACCACGCACACACCACCGCGTGGGTGAGAGCGAACACCCGCCCCGGATCGGCGCCGGCCGCGGCCGCGGTCCGGGCGACCTTCGGCCAGTCCCGCTGCGCCGCGGCAACCTCCGGGCTCGCCCGCAGGTCGAGGTTGCGGTGCCGGTGCCCGTCCCCGCAGGTCTGCATCCACCTCTGATGGCGGGCACAGACCCGCTGCCACGGTGCCACGTACCGGACCACCACGGTGTCGTGACCGGTGCGCGCCGCCGTGCACAGCCGACAGCCATACGCCACCGGCCCGTACTCTCCGGCCGACGCGACCTTCCACCGTCCTGCCGCTGTGTTCGGCCACGCAGCCTCACCGACCCCGCCCAGTCGGGCCAGCAACTGCCGGCCGACCGGGTTCAGCATCACCTCGGCATCCTCGCGCGGACCGGCCTCGTCCCGCGGCCGCAAACCTGACCAAGTCCACAGCGACAGCAGTGCGCCGCGGTCCAAGCCGTAGCGGCCAGCGATTCGGGACAGGTACGACCACGTCGTCTGCGCGGCGACCAGAGCGACTCGGAGCGCCGATGGGCGTGGCATCCTCAAATATCCGACCACCGGCTACACCGGTAACGGGTTCATGGAATGTGCGGCCACAGCGGACAGCCGCTCGATTCTGAGCGGGGCGGCAACGAGGCTGGATGCGGCGGAGAGGCAGTCCACGGTCTCAGCCCCTCTTGATCTGTTTGTAGAAGAAGAACGCGGGCTGTTCGGCGGTGGGAAGCGCCCACGATCTGCCCAGCAGGTCAGGCAGGGGCTGCCCGTCGGGGAGCACCGTGAAGCCGTGCCGGGTGTAGAACTCGCGGAGCTTCGTGGTCTCCAGATCTCTCGTGGCGTTGCCGAACCAGCTCCGGACACCTCGCAGCCTCAGCCGATCCTCCATTGCCCGGATCAGCATGCCCCCGATGCCCCGTCCCCGAAAGGCGGGCACGACTGCCATGAGGTCCAGTTCGCTGTGCAGGTCCATGACCGGCGCGTACTCCGGTCGCCGCATCATCGTCATGGAGACTGCGACCTGTGACCTGCACGTGAGGGCAGCCCCTGCGAGCTCGCCGGTGCCGGGGTCGCGGTAGCACAGCACCAGTGGCGCGTAGAGGGGATCGTGCTTCACCTTCGGGACCGCAGTGGGGGCGATGTCATGGAACGAACCCTCAAACAGCGCCTGCGCCTCCGCCCGTTGGGCGTCGGTTATCGCCTCAGATATCGCCACTGCAGTGCTCATGCGGCCCCAGAGTAGGGCACCTGCGGTACCTCGCTGGCAATGCAGAACCAACGGCCAAGGCTGTCCGCCGCGCTCGGGCTGAGTACCTGGACGGGAACTAGACACCGAGCCAGATCCTGAAGACGTGCACGAGCGCGTTGCCGAGGTGAAGCCCCGCGCTGTGGGCGAGGCCCTGTCGGAGGCCGCGCCCTACTGGACCGTCATGCGCTCCGCGGCCGTGTTCCGGGCGCTGGGTTGCTCGTCGCGGGCAGGCAGCCCGCCCCCGCCGAATCCGCCGCCCCCGCACACCACCGGCAGACCATCCCCGCACCCCGCCAGGGGCGCGGACGGCAGGGCGGCCACCGTTGACCGGAGCAGCGCCCGCCCTGGACCTTGGTGTCAGTGGTGAGTTCTACGCTTAAGAGCTCTGCACCACTGAGCAAGGAGCCGGCCCATGGCCATCGACTTTGTTGCCCTACATGAGCCGCTTGTGGAGTGGGTCCACGAACAGACGGTCGCGAACTCGACGGAGTACGTGACGATCACTGCCTTCGGCGAACAGCACGGTCTCGATGAGCAGCAGTCCCACCGACTCCTGCTGACGTGCAAAGACTGGGGGCTGCTGAGCGATCGTTACGCCGGGATGGGTGATCCAGCGGCCAATCTGACCCCACGAGGAATGGAATGGGTACAGGAACGCCTACGTCGGCGCGCTGACCCCCGAGCGCGCAGTGCCACTGCACGCAAAGGCCTGCTGACCTGGTTGTGGGAGCAGAAGAACGATGGCGCGGGCTACCCCGTTGTGGAGGGAGTCCTTCAGTCCCCGCACTCGCTCCACGAGGGAGGTCGACTGACGCTGGAGGAGATCGATCGTGCCAGCGCCTACCTCCTCGCCAAGGCATTGATCACAGGAACCGAGACGGGACAAACCGAAGGGCCCGTACGAGCTGAGATTACGGCTGAAGGGCAGGACTGCGTGGAGCACTTTGACGGCGACGTGAGCGCGTACGAGCGTCGAAACAGCACCGGCAACACGACGTTCAACATCGGCGAGAACACGGGCAACATCGCCGCGAACAGCCGTGACTTCACCATGAACGCCACGACCAACAAGGACGGCATCGACCCTGCGGCAGTCGTCATGCTCGCCCGCGCACTGCGTCAGGCCGCGCCTGCCTTGGAACTGCCGGAAGAAGACGCCCTCGAGTTCACCCAGCTCGCCACGCGTCTCGAAACCGAGGCCGCCAACGGCTCTCCCGACCCCAGCAGGCTCCAGCGTTGGGGCGGTTCCATCATCGGCATCCTCAACTCGCCCGTGGTCAGTGGAGCCCTGGGGAGCGTGCTCGCTGCATACACCGGGACGGTGCTTCCGGGCCTGCCTCCCGCGTAAGACCGCAACAAATGACCACGGGGTGTGCCGAAAAAGGAAAGTCATGAGGCCCACCCCGTGGTACTACGCCGCTGCTCACTCCAGTCCAAGGGCACCGACCAGGGGATGTTCCACCGCGGATCAATCTCCCTCAGCGCGGCTGTCGCAGTGAGGCTGGGCGGGCTGGTCGAGCATGAGAAAGCGCGGCTGCAGCTGCGTCGCACGCCGAAGCATGCTGAGGGGCCGACCACAGTGGTCGGCCCCTCAGCATGTGCCCGGGTGCTGCCACGCACACCGGCACCGGAGTGCGTCCAGCTGCTCCGCGGTGAGTTTGCCGCGCAGGCTCTGGTAGCCAGCGCCGAACGGCGTGCGCCAAAGACGCCGGATCCAGCGAAGCGGCGAAGGCTGGCGCCGTGCACGCTGCAGGTACGCAAAGTGTTCGCTTCGGCCGGGCCAGTGGGCGGGCAGAGGCCGAGGGCGCCGGACTCGTGTGAGCGGTCTCTCCGTGCAGGGGGCCTCGCGGTGCGGCGCGCGGGTGTGCGACGGTGGGGAGACAACGAGACCGACCGGCACCTCGGGGCGCTGGTCTTTTAGGGGAGTCGGGCGTTGCCCCCATCCCGGGCACCCGGCCCCCTTCCATCGTCGTCCACCCTCTTGTCCGGGGTGCTCGACAACCCCCGGAAGGGGGCGCCCCAGCTGAACGCCATCACCACCCTCAACGGGACGACCGCGACCATCACGGTGCGCGGCGACATCGAAGGGCCTGGATCGCGTAACCCGCGGAACGGCCGCCTGGCTTGCTGCCTATTGTCAGCTAATTTCAGGCGGCTGAGCCGTCCCGGGCCATAGGCTCACGGGCTAGTGCCGGTGGTTTGCGCGGATGCGTGGACCATGCTCGGGGACGAGGGGGGAATCAGCCGGGTGGAAGAGCGGGAGCGTGGGCTGCTGGGGGTGTACGGCCGGTGGCGCAAGGGGGAGTCGGACGAGGATCCTGCGCAGCTGCTCATCGATATCGTCGCGACGCTGCTGGTCCAGTCCGTGTCGTTGGACTCCATACAGACCTATGAGCTCGGCGACGTCCCTGCGCTGGCGTACGAGTTCGAGGGGCGGGACTACCTCCTTCTCCTGGCGGGGCATGAAGAGTCGTCTTCTTGGGGCTGGGCGATCCTCACGGCCGAGGGCCGCATGGTCCGCGGCGAACAGTGGGCGGTGCTCTACTGGCCGGCCGATCAGGCGGACGACGAACTCGTACGCAAGGCAGCCGGGCTCGGGGGAGCCGTCCTCGATCGGACTCACCTGGATGCGGCCGCGGCTGGGGTGTGTGCACTGACCGAGCTGGTCCGCCGCGCCGTGCGCCGGCAGGAGTTCTACCTGCCGCTGGCCGAACTGCTTGGCGTGGGGAAGGCGGCGCCGACGCCCGAGGCGATGGTTGTGCCGGCACGCCTGACGTCTCCTGTGGCCGTGGAGACGCGGACGTGGGCTGGGACGACGGCGGAGGTGCTGCTGATCGGACCAACGCGCCCTGACCGGCCCACGGGGCTGGCGTGCCTACCCCAGGGCCGTGTCCTCATCACCTGCGCTGACGGGCTGCTCGAGGTCGACACGGCCAGCGGCCAGGCCCACTGGCACCTCATGCTGCCCGGTTGCCATGGCGCTGCGTTGGTGTGCCGGGATGGCGGCGTCCTGGTGCTGCGCGGCTCCTCACTCATCCGCTGGCATGAAGGCCGTCTTCACGCCGTCGCCGGAGACTTCGACGACAGCTCCGTGCTGCTGGCCGGACCGGACGGTGAGCCGTGGGTCCTGTCGGGCTCTGGTGTCACGTTCGGTGTCGGTGAAGGGGACCTTGCGCTGGTGCGCGCCGGGGACACGGTCGGGGGCCAGATGCCCTATCCGATCCATTTCCCTGGCGCAGTGCGCTCGGCGGTCTGGCTGGAGCGGCGTCGGTTCTTCCTCGCCGCCTCGGGACACAGCACGGTCATGGACCTGGCTCGCTCTACGGACGCGGGCCAGCGCGAGGACTGGATCCGCACCCCCGTGCACTTCCCGGCCCATGTGCTGCGCGCCGACGCCACCAGCGTCCTGAGCGCCTCACCCGACGGCACCGGCACCGGGATCGCCGTGCACCGCACCGACGTCGTTAGCCGTACCAGCGAACCCATAGTCGAAGCCCGGCTCGGCGAACTCTTCGGCTTCGCCCAGGCCCCAGACAGCAGCCCTGCCTACCTGCTGGCCTCGCTGCCCTCCAACGACCACACGCAAATCCGCCCCGTTCTGCTACGGCTCACCGGAAACCGCCCCGCGGCTCCCCGCTCGGCACCCGCACCGACGGCGTACCGCTATGACGTGGTGAGCCAGACGGCGCGCGGCGAGCGCGGGGACTACGCGCTGGAGCCTCGCCCCCTGGACCCGCCCGGGGGGCAGGCCGAGGTGTTCCCGGCCACGCACAAGCCCTCGGGGACGGTCGTGGCCTTCAAGCGCCGCTCGGGCTGGCGGGAGCGTGGCCAGCGGCGCATGCGCCGCGAGGTGGAGGCAGCCCAGCGGTTCGGCGACAACCCGCACGTCATGCCGGTCCTCGACTTCCACCCCGGCTACGCGTGGTTCGTCATGCCGAAGGCCGAGGCCACCGTAGAGGACAAGCGGACCGAACTGCAGGACCCGGACAGGCTGCGGCCCCTGGTTGAGGCCGTTGCCGCAGGCCTCGCCGACGCGCACCGCGAGGACTGGATCCACCGGGACATCAAACCCGCCAACATCCTGCTCCTAGAGGGCCGCTGGGTGGTCGCGGACTGGGGCATTGTGCGCCGCCCCCGCGGGCAGACCAGCACCGCCGGCCTGCTGACCACGACCGCCATCGGCACCGAGGGGTTCGCCGCGCCGGAGCAGTTCCTCGACGGTCACGACGTGTCCCCCGCCAGCGACATCTACAGCCTCGGGCAGCTCATCGGCTGGATTCTCACCGGGATCTGGCCGCAAGCCAATGTGCCCCTCCTTCCCGATCCGGGCCCGTGGTACGGCGTTGTACGCCAGGCCACCCAGCTAGATCCCGCCCGCCGCCCTCAGGACATGGCCGCTTTCCTCGGCCTGGTCGAACGCGAGACAGGGGCCAGCAGCGAGCTGCCCATCGTGCGCGCCCGGCGACTGCTGGAGGACGCCGACCAGAACGACACCGCTGCGGCCGCCCAGCTGCTCGCTCTCGCCGCCGATCAGCCCGGCTCCTCCGAGCTGTACCTGGACGTGATCACCAGACTGAACGTGCCGACGGTCAAGGGAGCGCTGCTCGACAACCCGACCCAGACGGCCACCGTGGTCCACGCCCTCACCCAACATGCGGCTGCCCACGACTGGCCCAGCAGGGAGGAGGCCGACCGGGCCCTGTGGTGGCTGCTTGATGTCGCCCGCCTGGCAGGATGCGAGAAGCAGTGGGCGCTGCTCGACATAGCCGTTCAGGGCATGTGCGACTGGGACGGCCGCTTCGACCGGTGGAGTCCACGAGACGACATCAAGGACTGGATGCGTGAACTCACTGGTCACGCCGCCAGCATCGTTGCCTCCGCGCTTCGCGCCCAACCGGCGGGAGCACGACTCCTCTGTGAACTTGCCGAAGACCGGCGAGTCGACCAGGCCATCCGAAGCGCTGTGTACAGACACTGAGCGGCCTGTGCAGAGGCATTGATCAACCACACCCCGGGTCCTTACGGTATGTGAGTGGATGATGACGAGGGGGATCGCTTCTCCGACGCCATGCGGCTGCTGCTGCTCATTGCAGCAGTGTGCGATCCGTTGCGCGAAACGGAGCAGCAGGCAGCGCCGAAGGATGCGGTCGCTGTGCTGCGCGCTGAGGGCCGGCTGCAGAAGCTCGACTTCTGGCTTCGGAACCCGGACTATCTGGCCGATGAGCTTCTCAACGACTACGAGCGTGAGCGTGAGAAGGAAGCCATCAACCTGGAGTTGGCCGGCAGCATCCTGGATTCGGACGAGCCGGAGATCTGTGCCATCCCGATGCTGCGCTACCTGTTCGGGGCGTTCGAGTACATCGATCAGGCGATGAGCGTCCTGGCCGCCCCGCGGCTGGTGGTGGTCGTGCCGCGGCGCACCGCCGCGCGGGTGCTGCAGGACAACTACTACCTCACGGCCCAGGGCCGCGAGGTGGCCGAGCGGGCGACGGAGCAGTTCCCGGTTCTGGCCTGGTACACCGAGCGCGCCCGCCTCGTCCGGGCGCTCGCCGAGGCCACCGGGCATTCCGCACTGGCGCTGCGCAAGCGGCAGTACCTGCAGCGCGACTACGCCCAGACCCCGCTGAACGAGTTCATACCGTCGATTGCCGACCGGGCCCGCGCGCGCCTGGCCCGGCTACGCGCCGAAGCACAGCAGGGGGACGCCGCGTGACCACAGAGCCTTTGCCCGTGCCGTCCGAGGGTGAGCTGTACGAGCAGATCGCCGCTCGGCTGCCGTCCGCTGACGCGGAGAGGGTCCGCCACGCTCTGTCTGCCCACGGCATCCAGCTGACCAGCCCGCTGCCCGCGCGCCGGCAGCTCGTCGTGCATCGGCTGTACTGCGAGGGCACCAAGACCGGTACGGACGACAACGACGGCGACTTCACCGTCGACATGACGCTGGGGCCGGGGCCGTGGGCGATCGCCAGCACCCTGAACAATGCCGGCAAGTCGAGCCTTCTGTGGGCGCTGAGCTACGCCCTGCGTGGGGATGGCTTCGAAGCCTTCCGCCGGTCGGAGACAGTGGACTGGTTCTCCTACATCCGCGCGGATATTGAGGTCGCTGGCGTCGCCGCCTCCATACGCCTCACCTTCGACAAATCCGAGCGCCCCAGCTGCCGGCTCCTGAGCGCCGACACCCTTGAGCACCTCACAACCCTCGACGGCTCCCAGGAGAGCGGTCCAGGCGTACGCGTGGCGGCCACTGCGGAGCCCGGCGGCGTCAAGGAGCTCATCGACCGTTTCATGCTCGACCGCTTGGGCCTTCGGCCACTGTCCCTGTGGGCGGCCGAGGCAGGCGCGCCGAAGGACGCCGACGGCAACCGCGACAGCGCGGAACAGGTGCACGGCTGGGCAAGCTACTTCTATGCCATTGCGCTGAACGCAGGGAACTCCAGCATCCTGCTGGGCCCGACGTCGTACAACCAGCTCCCCGTGAAGCTGATGCAGCTCTTCCTCGACGTCCCCTACGCGTCCGAGCTGACCCAGATCAACACGGCCCGCAAGAAGGACACCCAGGAGAACAACCGCGTTCAGCGGCGGGCACGCGAGGACACCAGGGCCCGCGAGCAGCAGACCGAGCCGCTGCGCCAGGCACTCAGGGCTGCCGAGGAGAAGGTGGCGACCTTGGAAGCGGGCCAGCCGGACCTGACTGGCTTGCTCGCCGACGTCGATGCCGCCGCACGACGACTCGCCCACGACCAGGCGGCTCACCAGGAGGCTGAAGAAAGCCACGCCCTCACGCGCAAAGCCCGTCTCAAGGACGAACGAGCCGTCCGCCGGGCCCAGCAAAGCCGTGCGGCCCGAGCCCTTCTGGGAGCGCTCGAGCCGGAGGCCTGCCCGCGCTGCGACCACGAGATTGATGACGCCCGGCGTACCGCGGAAGAGAGTGAACACCGGTGCTCGGTGTGCGCGAGCCCTCTGCCGGAGGTGGAGGACGACCCAGAGGCGCGGGCAGCGCTGCTAAGCCGACTGGAGGATCGGGTGAATGCCTCCCGCACGGCTGAAGAGACAGCCCGGCTGGCTGTCGAGGCGGCTGTCGCCGCCTGCGACAACAGCCGTGCGGCGTACGGCCTGGTGAACGCCCGCCTTACTGCGGCACGTTCCGGCAACTGGTACACCCGCCTCGAATCCGCCCGGCAGGACGTCTACCAGCTACGCGGCGCTCTGGCAGTCGCCACCGGCAACGGGACCGGACTGCCGGAGGTGGTCGGTGACTACGTCACCGCAACGACGAGCCCGTCGGACACCGAGGACGACTCCGACGACAGCGACGCCGTCTTGGAGGCGGCCGCCGAGGTGTTGTCGACTGTGGTCGCCGACCACAGCAAGGCCCTGTTCGCCGACCTGAACCGTGAGATCGTCGCCATCGCCCACGACCTGGGTGTCGCCAACCTGACCAGCGTCGACCTCAACCTGGCGGGACACCTCAACGCCCGCAAGACCGGCAAAAAGCACCCCTTCAAAGCATTCAGCCCTACCGATCGCCTGCGCATGCGCATCGCGGCCATCGTCGGCATGATCAAAGTCGGCCGCAAACGGGGCATCATGTCCCACCCCGGTCTGCTGCTCATCGACGCACCCACAGCCGAGGAGCTCGCCCCCGAGAACGCCCGCCAGTGCATCAAGACCCTCTACGAGACCGCTGAAGACGACCCGGGCATCCAGATCGTGATCACGTCGATCGACGACGCGGTTTGGGAGTTCTACCCCGAGGACCGTACCGTGACCGGTCCTGACAAACGCCATCTCTTCTAGGCCAGGCCACCAGGACTATCCAGCAACGACGGGGGAGGCGGAGGGCATCGTGCACGTCATCGACGAGCGCCTGGCCCAGTGGGCCGCGCACGCCTCCCGCCCCCAGCTGCGCGCCGGCCCGACAGTGGAGGACCTCGGAGGTCTCGACGCCGTTCTCACCGCCGCGGACCACCTCGCTCAGGGCCCCTTCCTGGCCCACCTCATCCAGGCGACCGCGCACCACCTCGACACCTTCGGTTCCGAAGCCTGCAAGCCGCTGTACGACGCCGTCCTCGACGGCCTGCGGACCAACAACAACCACGCGGCCTTCGCCAGCGCCACCGACGCCCTC comes from the Streptomyces sp. NBC_00820 genome and includes:
- a CDS encoding GNAT family N-acetyltransferase, producing MSTAVAISEAITDAQRAEAQALFEGSFHDIAPTAVPKVKHDPLYAPLVLCYRDPGTGELAGAALTCRSQVAVSMTMMRRPEYAPVMDLHSELDLMAVVPAFRGRGIGGMLIRAMEDRLRLRGVRSWFGNATRDLETTKLREFYTRHGFTVLPDGQPLPDLLGRSWALPTAEQPAFFFYKQIKRG
- a CDS encoding serine/threonine-protein kinase yields the protein MLGDEGGISRVEERERGLLGVYGRWRKGESDEDPAQLLIDIVATLLVQSVSLDSIQTYELGDVPALAYEFEGRDYLLLLAGHEESSSWGWAILTAEGRMVRGEQWAVLYWPADQADDELVRKAAGLGGAVLDRTHLDAAAAGVCALTELVRRAVRRQEFYLPLAELLGVGKAAPTPEAMVVPARLTSPVAVETRTWAGTTAEVLLIGPTRPDRPTGLACLPQGRVLITCADGLLEVDTASGQAHWHLMLPGCHGAALVCRDGGVLVLRGSSLIRWHEGRLHAVAGDFDDSSVLLAGPDGEPWVLSGSGVTFGVGEGDLALVRAGDTVGGQMPYPIHFPGAVRSAVWLERRRFFLAASGHSTVMDLARSTDAGQREDWIRTPVHFPAHVLRADATSVLSASPDGTGTGIAVHRTDVVSRTSEPIVEARLGELFGFAQAPDSSPAYLLASLPSNDHTQIRPVLLRLTGNRPAAPRSAPAPTAYRYDVVSQTARGERGDYALEPRPLDPPGGQAEVFPATHKPSGTVVAFKRRSGWRERGQRRMRREVEAAQRFGDNPHVMPVLDFHPGYAWFVMPKAEATVEDKRTELQDPDRLRPLVEAVAAGLADAHREDWIHRDIKPANILLLEGRWVVADWGIVRRPRGQTSTAGLLTTTAIGTEGFAAPEQFLDGHDVSPASDIYSLGQLIGWILTGIWPQANVPLLPDPGPWYGVVRQATQLDPARRPQDMAAFLGLVERETGASSELPIVRARRLLEDADQNDTAAAAQLLALAADQPGSSELYLDVITRLNVPTVKGALLDNPTQTATVVHALTQHAAAHDWPSREEADRALWWLLDVARLAGCEKQWALLDIAVQGMCDWDGRFDRWSPRDDIKDWMRELTGHAASIVASALRAQPAGARLLCELAEDRRVDQAIRSAVYRH
- a CDS encoding ATP-binding protein → MTTEPLPVPSEGELYEQIAARLPSADAERVRHALSAHGIQLTSPLPARRQLVVHRLYCEGTKTGTDDNDGDFTVDMTLGPGPWAIASTLNNAGKSSLLWALSYALRGDGFEAFRRSETVDWFSYIRADIEVAGVAASIRLTFDKSERPSCRLLSADTLEHLTTLDGSQESGPGVRVAATAEPGGVKELIDRFMLDRLGLRPLSLWAAEAGAPKDADGNRDSAEQVHGWASYFYAIALNAGNSSILLGPTSYNQLPVKLMQLFLDVPYASELTQINTARKKDTQENNRVQRRAREDTRAREQQTEPLRQALRAAEEKVATLEAGQPDLTGLLADVDAAARRLAHDQAAHQEAEESHALTRKARLKDERAVRRAQQSRAARALLGALEPEACPRCDHEIDDARRTAEESEHRCSVCASPLPEVEDDPEARAALLSRLEDRVNASRTAEETARLAVEAAVAACDNSRAAYGLVNARLTAARSGNWYTRLESARQDVYQLRGALAVATGNGTGLPEVVGDYVTATTSPSDTEDDSDDSDAVLEAAAEVLSTVVADHSKALFADLNREIVAIAHDLGVANLTSVDLNLAGHLNARKTGKKHPFKAFSPTDRLRMRIAAIVGMIKVGRKRGIMSHPGLLLIDAPTAEELAPENARQCIKTLYETAEDDPGIQIVITSIDDAVWEFYPEDRTVTGPDKRHLF